The Longimicrobiaceae bacterium genome includes a region encoding these proteins:
- the rplS gene encoding 50S ribosomal protein L19: MHPFIETQKEYLREGLPTFRPGDTVRVNVRVREGEKERIQAFEGVCIGRKHGGVSETFKVRKISGGIGVERTFPLHSPMLASIELVRQGRVRRAKLYYLRALRGKAARIKERRTR; the protein is encoded by the coding sequence ATGCATCCGTTCATCGAGACCCAGAAGGAATATCTGCGCGAGGGCCTTCCCACCTTCCGCCCCGGCGACACCGTGCGCGTGAACGTGCGCGTTCGCGAGGGCGAGAAGGAGCGCATCCAGGCGTTCGAGGGCGTCTGCATCGGCCGCAAGCACGGCGGCGTCTCCGAGACCTTCAAGGTCCGCAAGATCTCGGGCGGCATCGGCGTGGAGCGCACGTTCCCGCTGCATTCCCCCATGCTCGCCAGCATCGAGCTGGTGCGCCAGGGCCGGGTCCGCCGCGCCAAGCTGTACTACCTGCGTGCGCTCCGCGGCAAGGCGGCGCGCATCAAGGAGCGCCGCACCCGCTAG